A segment of the Sphingomonas kaistensis genome:
CGCGGCCTTCCGGCACCGGGTCCTGCCAGATCAAAGTCTCTTCCGGCACTTCCGGGCCGATGTAACGGATCTTCGGCCCCATATCGCGATGGGTCAGCTTGAACCAGGCGCGGGCGAAGGCATCGTCGAGCGCCGCCTGATCGTCACGGAAGCGTTCGGAGATGGCACGGAATTCCGGGTCCATCTTCAGCGCCATGTCGGCGGTGGTCATCATGGTCGGCACGCGCTTGCTGGGGTCGCGCGCGTCCGGCGCCATATCCTCGGGATCGGGATTGACCGGCTGCCACTGCTTGGCGCCGGCAGGGCTTTCGACCAGCTCGTAATCATATTTGAAGAGCAGGCGGAAATAGTCGCCGGTCCACCTGGTCGGGTTATTCGACCAGCTGCCCTCGATGCCGCTGGTGGTGATGTGGCCCTTGCCGATATCCTCTTCGTCGGTCAGCCAGCCGAGGCCCTGCAGGTGGACGCTTTCCGAGGCCGGGTTCTTGCCGAACCGCTCCGAAGGCTTGGCGCCATGCGCCTTGCCGAAAGCGTGGCCGCCGGCTGTCAGCGCAACGGTTTCCTCGCTGTTCATCGCCATACGGCTGAAGGTCGCCCGCATGTCGCGCGCCGACTGCAGCGGGTCGGGGTTGCCGCCCGGGCCTTCCGGATTGACGTAGATGAGGCCCATCTGGATCGCCGCCAGCGGCCCTTCGAGGTCGGTCGCTTCCTCGGTGATGCGGGTTTCGGCGCCCTGGTCGACCCACAGCTCCTCGGTACCCCAGAAGGTGTCGCCCTCGCTCTGGAAGACGTCGCGGCGGCCGCCGGCGAAACCGAACACCGGCCCGCCCATGCTTTCGATCGCGACGTTGCCGGCGAGGATGAACAGGTCGGCCCAGCTGATGTTCTTGCCGTACTTCTGCTTGATCGGCCACAGCAGGCGGCGGGCCTTGTCGAGATTGCCGTTGTCGGGCCAGCTGTTGAGCGGCTCGAACCGCTGCTGACCGCTGTTGGCGCCGCCACGGCCGTCGGTGACGCGGTAGGTGCCGGCGGCGTGCCAGGCCATGCGGATCATGAACGGGCCATAATGGCCATAATCGGCCGGCCACCACGGCTTGCTGTCGGTCATCAGCGCGGTGAGGTCATTCTTGAGCGCGGTGTAGTCGAGGGCGTTGAACGCCTCGGCATAATCGAAGTCGGAGCCGAGCGGGTCGGGCGAGACGCCATTCTGGTGCAGCATGTCGACCGGCAGCGCTTCGGGCCACCAATCCTTGTTCTGCCGCCCGAGCAGCGAGCGCGCCTTGCTTGCCTGATAAGGGCAGCCGCCGGAAAGTTCGCCGGTTTTTGCGTCCATGATGTTGAGGCCTCCTGCCGAGTCTGGGGAAATCTATGATGCTCCCCCTAGTCCTCCACGATCGACGACCCAAACAAATCATTCTCGCCGGACTGACCGTTATTTCCGATCATGCGAAGCCGGGCGCGGGCTGTTACCAGTGCGCAATGACTGCGACCCCCGACCAGCGCCGCGCCCGCATGACGGCACTTTGTGGCGGCCTGATCCTGTTGCTGGCGCTTGGCGCGCTGCTGCTTCCCGAGGTGGCCGCATCAAGCGGTGCGCTGGTGGTCGGCCAACTGCTGCTGATCGCCGGCCTGATGGAACTGATCGCAGCCACCGGCCGGCGTGCGGCGCGGCTTCCCGCAAGCCTCGCCGGGGTCGTCACCATGGCTGCCGGCGCGATGTTCCTGGCGCGGGAGGAAACCCGGTTCCTGCCCAACATCACCGTGATGACCTTCTGGCTGCTGCTTCGGACCGGACTGCTGACCTGGGCGACGTTGCAGGCGGGCGGATCGGCGGTGCGGCGCTGGACGGGAATTGCCGCCGCGACCGATCTGGCGCTGGCCGCGATCCTGATCCTCGGCCTGCCGCTGGCAAGTATCATCGTCGCCCTGTTCGGGACGACCAGCGATCTCATCGCCAGCTTCGCCTGGGTGCTGGCGCTGAGCTTCCTCGCGACCGGGGCGATGCTGGTGCAGATCTCGATCTGCGAACGCGAAGGGGCGGATTGAGCGCCTAGTCGAGGGCGGCGCGGGTAACGTCGAAGCCCTTGGCCTCGAGCCGCTTGACCAGCGCCTCGATCGCCTCGGCGTCGCGCGCTTCGCATTCGACCTCGATCACCGTGTCCTTGGCCGGCAGCTTCGAGAAGATGCGCTGGTGGTTGGTTTCGATGATGTTGACCCCGGCTTCGAAGAAGCAGGCGGTGATGGAGGCGAGCGCGCCCGGACGATCCTGAGCGCCGATCCGCAGCCGGGCGATCCGGCCACAGCGGACCAGCTCGCGGATCAGCACGTTGGCGAGGAGGTGGGTGTCGATGTTGCCGCCGCACAGCACGGTGCCGACCTTGCGGCCCTTGTAGGCCACCGGCGCACCGAGCAGGTGGGCGAGGCCGGCGGCACCGGCTCCCTCGACCACGGTCTTCTCGATCGCGACCAGCAGCGCGACGGCATGTTCGAGGTCGCGCTCGGAAACGAGTTCGATCCGGTCGACCTTGTCCTTGATGATGGCGCGGGTCAGCTTGCCCGGCTCCTTGACTGCAATGCCCTCGGCCAGCGTGTCGCCGCCGATCGCCTGGCTGGCGCCTTCGACGACGTTTTTCATCGACGGATAAAGCTCGGCCTCGACCCCAACGATCTCGACCTCCGGCTTCAGCGTGCGGGCGGCGATCGCCACTCCGCTGATCAGGCCGCCGCCGCCAATCGGCACCACCAGCGTGTCGAGCTCGGGCACTTGGCTCAGCATCTCGATCGCGATGGTGCCGGTGCCCGCGACGATGGCGGGGTCGTCGAACGGGTGCACGAAGACCAGACCTT
Coding sequences within it:
- a CDS encoding threonine ammonia-lyase — translated: MTPPDINDIRAAADRIAGAVVRTPFLLSRTLSEIIGAEVWLKFENLQFTAAYKERGALNKLLQLTGEERARGVIAASAGNHAQAVAYHGRRLGIPVTIVMPTSTPLMKVAQTEEHGARVVLHGDRFDDAYARARQMEEAEGLVFVHPFDDPAIVAGTGTIAIEMLSQVPELDTLVVPIGGGGLISGVAIAARTLKPEVEIVGVEAELYPSMKNVVEGASQAIGGDTLAEGIAVKEPGKLTRAIIKDKVDRIELVSERDLEHAVALLVAIEKTVVEGAGAAGLAHLLGAPVAYKGRKVGTVLCGGNIDTHLLANVLIRELVRCGRIARLRIGAQDRPGALASITACFFEAGVNIIETNHQRIFSKLPAKDTVIEVECEARDAEAIEALVKRLEAKGFDVTRAALD
- the katG gene encoding catalase/peroxidase HPI, producing the protein MDAKTGELSGGCPYQASKARSLLGRQNKDWWPEALPVDMLHQNGVSPDPLGSDFDYAEAFNALDYTALKNDLTALMTDSKPWWPADYGHYGPFMIRMAWHAAGTYRVTDGRGGANSGQQRFEPLNSWPDNGNLDKARRLLWPIKQKYGKNISWADLFILAGNVAIESMGGPVFGFAGGRRDVFQSEGDTFWGTEELWVDQGAETRITEEATDLEGPLAAIQMGLIYVNPEGPGGNPDPLQSARDMRATFSRMAMNSEETVALTAGGHAFGKAHGAKPSERFGKNPASESVHLQGLGWLTDEEDIGKGHITTSGIEGSWSNNPTRWTGDYFRLLFKYDYELVESPAGAKQWQPVNPDPEDMAPDARDPSKRVPTMMTTADMALKMDPEFRAISERFRDDQAALDDAFARAWFKLTHRDMGPKIRYIGPEVPEETLIWQDPVPEGREASSAEVERFTKAILGAGLTIGQLVKTAWASASTYRRSDHRGGANGARIRLDPQVNWEVNEPGELKTVLAKIDELRGELSMADAIVLAGSAAVEKAARDAGFNVTVPFSGGRGDATQEWTDVDSFKWMEPQADAFRNYLKTRQPVRTEEMLLDRAALLGLSAPEMTALVGGLRVLGANHGDRPEGVLTDRKGQLTNDFFVNLLDNDTFWELVDSSSDEEFIGFTRAGKTPKWKATRTDLIFGSNSQLRATAEVYAEKGNEELFVQHFIKAWVKVMNADRFDLLPARKVSADQAGDASYVGA